A stretch of Lutra lutra chromosome 9, mLutLut1.2, whole genome shotgun sequence DNA encodes these proteins:
- the GTSF1L gene encoding gametocyte-specific factor 1-like, whose protein sequence is MEAEALEICPYNPHHRVPLSRFQYHLASCRRKNPKKAKKMASCKYNACHVVPIKKLEEHEAACVNRSTVEEEGGLHPLNASLPSSEQNGNALPGPPWLPSSDVWNVDGTNCHPMFVLKTFVPQKLVCESDTRESEKPTPRP, encoded by the coding sequence ATGGAAGCTGAAGCCTTAGAAATCTGCCCCTACAACCCTCACCACAGAGTCCCACTCAGCAGGTTTCAGTACCACCTGGCATCGTGCAGGAGGAAGAACCCCAAGAAGGCCAAAAAGATGGCCAGCTGCAAATACAATGCTTGCCACGTGGTCCCCATCAAGAAGCTGGAGGAACACGAGGCGGCCTGCGTCAACAGAAGCACAGTGGAGGAGGAAGGCGGCTTGCACCCCCTGAACGCTAGCCTTCCGAGTTCAGAGCAGAATGGAAATGCCCTTCCAGGGCCCCCCTGGCTCCCCAGTTCTGATGTCTGGAATGTCGATGGCACTAACTGCCATCCCATGTTTGTCCTTAAGACTTTTGTTCCCCAAAAGCTTGTCTGTGAAAGCGATACAAGAGAGTCAGAGAAGCCCACCCCCCGTCCCTGA